From the Achromobacter xylosoxidans A8 genome, the window TCCGCCACCACCGAGGCCCGTAGCGGATTGTCCGGGTCCAGGTAGGCGCGCCGCACGCCGGCGTTGACGGCGTCCTCCAGGCTGCCGGTGAAGCCTGCCCAGCGCACGTCCATGCCGACTTCCAGGAAGACGTTGACGATGCCGGTGTCCTGGCAGATCGGCCGCCGGCCGATGGCGGCCATGCGCGAACTGGCCAGGATCTGCGCCATGGCGTCGCGCGCCGGCGCGCTGGCCTCGCGTTGGTAGGCGCGGGCCAGATGCGCGATGTAGTCGGCCGGGTGGTAATGGCTGATGTACTGGAGCGCGCTGGCGATGGACTCGATCAGGTCGTCCTGGCGGATGCTTGTGCTCATGGCATGCATGGGTGGGTGGCTTGAAGGTTCATTCGGCGTGCAGCGTGACGCCCGGCCGGTCCTTGACCAGGCTCACGGCCACGAAGGACACCACGGCCATGACGATGACGTAGACGCCCACATGCCAGGACTGGCCGGTGGCGGTGATGATGGACTGCGCGATCATCGCGGCGAAGGCGCCGCCCAGGATGGAGCCCAGCGCATAGCCCGCCGACACGCCGGAATAGCGCACGTCGGCCGGGAACATCTCGGCATACAGCGCGGCCTGCGGTCCATAGGTCAGGCCCAGCGGCACCGACAGCACGGCCAGGGCGAAGGCGAACTGCATCACGTCGCCGGATTCGATGAAGGACCACATCGGTATGGCCCAAAGCGCCAGCAGCACGTAGCCGAGCTGGAAGGTGCGCACGCGGCCGATGCGGTCGCCCAGCCAGCCGCCCAGCAGCGTGGTGCCCAGCCAGCAGGCCGCGGCCAGCGTGCAGATCATCAGCACCTGCTGCGCCGGCATGTGCAGCGTGCGGCTGCCGTAGCTGATGAAGAAGCCGACCAGCAGGTAGCCCGCCGTGCTGTTGCCCACGAAGATCAGCGTGGTCAGCAGGATCTGGCGCGGATGCTTGCGCAGCAAGGTGCCCAGCGGCGCCGAGGAATGGCTGCGGCGCGACTGCATTTCCAGGAACACGGGCGATTCCTCGACGGCGCGGCGGATGAAGACGCCGACCACGATGAGCGCGATGGACAGCAGGAAGGACACGCGCCAGCCCCAGGCCATGAAGTTGTCGGCGCCGACCAGGGCGGTGATGCACCACAGCACGCCGGTGGCGACGATCATGCCCAGCGGCACGCCGATTTGCGGGAAGGCGCCGAACAGCGAACGCCGCTCCCGGGGCGCGTGTTCGACCGCCATGAGCGCCGCACCGCCCCATTCGCCGCCGGCCGAGAAGCCTTGCAGCACGCGCAAGGCCACCAGCATCACCGGCGCCCAGATGCCGATCTGCGCGTAGGTCGGCAGCACGCCGATCAGGGCTGTCGACACGCC encodes:
- a CDS encoding MFS transporter — encoded protein: MQTEIPAGDAAVASAPRSASGPLVSADDRKVLAATLVGSAIEWYDYFIYVQAAGLVLGSLFFAPFAKENPELSLILSFATVGVAFLFRPLGAIVCGHLGDRYGRKRVLAATLILMGVSTALIGVLPTYAQIGIWAPVMLVALRVLQGFSAGGEWGGAALMAVEHAPRERRSLFGAFPQIGVPLGMIVATGVLWCITALVGADNFMAWGWRVSFLLSIALIVVGVFIRRAVEESPVFLEMQSRRSHSSAPLGTLLRKHPRQILLTTLIFVGNSTAGYLLVGFFISYGSRTLHMPAQQVLMICTLAAACWLGTTLLGGWLGDRIGRVRTFQLGYVLLALWAIPMWSFIESGDVMQFAFALAVLSVPLGLTYGPQAALYAEMFPADVRYSGVSAGYALGSILGGAFAAMIAQSIITATGQSWHVGVYVIVMAVVSFVAVSLVKDRPGVTLHAE